GGCGGTCGGATAGAGGCGCCGGGCCGGTTCCACCAGCGAATCCAGATGATCGATGATCAGATGGCTGTCGACGAGCACGTCGCCGTCGTCGAGCACGAGGGTCGGCACCCTGGTCAGCGGATTGAACGCGGCGAGCCGTGCAGCGTCCCCGAACACCGACCATGGCCGGTGCTCGAACGTCATCCCGTAGAGCGTCATTGCGATGCCGACCCGTCGCACGAAGGATGAATCATACTGGCCGATCAGAATCATTCCGGGCCTCCCTTTCCACGTCGCGCATCCTCGGCGCGCGCCGACGCGGCGGCAATGGCCCGTCGTCGGCCTGCTGTCGTTCCCTGCCAGGCGGGGCGGCGCGGTCGGCGTCGCGAGCCCGGAACGGCCCCCGCCGGAGACGCTCCTGCGGCCGGTGCGGCCTCCCGTCCGGCGGCCGGCTGCGATAGGGTCGCCGTCAGATCAGTCGGGGGATACCGGTCGATGGAGCCTGCAGGCCCGAAAGGACTTGGCGCGCAGTTCGCGGCCATGTGGATGGCGATGCGGACCTCGCCGCTGCGGCGCGCCATCCTTCTGCTCTATCTCGGCATCACCGGCGTCATCGTCGCCACGGCCGGCGGCCAGATCCTCCTGAACCGCTGGAACAAGCCCTTCTACGATTCGCTCGAGCGCCGCGACCTCGACGCATTCCTCGTTCAGTTGCAGGTCTTCGCCGCCATCGCGAGCCTCCTTCTCGTCCTCAACGTGGCGCAGGCGTGGCTGAACCAGATGCTGCACATCAAGCTGCGCGAGGGCCTGGCGCGCGACCTGATCGGCGCGTGGATGAAACCCCGTCGCGCCTTCCGGCTGGGCCATGCGGGCGAGATCGGCGTCAATCCGGATCAGCGCATGCACGAGGATGCACGCCATCTCGCCGACCTCACCGCCGACCTGTCGATCGGGCTGATGCAGGCGACCATCCTGCTGGCGAGCTTCGTGGGCGTGCTCTGGGCGATCTCCACCGACATCACCTTCTCCGTGGCCGGTCATGCAGTCTACATTCCGGGCTACATGGTCTGGGCAGCCATCGTCCATGCCGGGCTGGGGTCCGGCCTGAGCTGGCTCGCCGGCCGCCCGCTCGTGCGTCTGAACGAGGAGCGCTACGCGCGCGAGGCCGAACTTCGCTCTTCGCTCATGCGCATCAACGAGCACGTGGACGCCATTTCGCTGGCCGGCGGCGAGGCAGACGGCAAGGCGCGGCTGGAGCGCGACCTCGAGACGGTGCTGCTCGCGACGCGCCGCATCATGACCGCCGCCGTGCGTCTCACCTGGGTGACGGCGGGCTACGGCTGGATCACCATCGTCGCGCCTCTGGTGATCGCGTCCCCTCTGTACTTCGCGGGAGAGCTCACCTTCGGCGGGCTGATGATGGCGGCGGCCGCCTTCAATCAGGTCAACGGCGCGCTGCGCTGGTTCATCGACAACATCGGCGGCATCACCGACTGGCGCGCGACGCTGGCGCGCATCGCGACCTTCCGCAGCGGTGTCGTCGCCATGGACGCCCTTCACGGCGCCGAAGCCAGCATCCGCATCGAGGAGGGGCCGGGCGACGGGCTCGAGTTCGAGAACCTGTCGGTGAACTCCTCCGCGGGCCACCTGCGCCTGTCGGCCGCGACCGCGAAGGTGGCCGTCGGCGGGAGGCTGCACGTCGTCGGCGAGCCCGGCGGAGGCAAGACCTTGCTGTTCCACGCGATCGCCGGCCTGTGGCCCTGGGGCGGCGGCACGATCCGCCTGCCGAAGGGCCGGACCGTGGCCTTCGTCCCCAGCCATCCGTTCATTCCCTTCGCAACGCTGACCGGCGCGCTCGCCTATCCGGGCATGGCGCATCCGACGGAGGCGGAGGTCGGGCTTGCGCTCGACCGCGTCGGCCTGCAGCGGCTGAAGGGGCGGTACGCCGAAACCGTGCGCTGGGACAGGGAACTGGGGGACGACGACCGCCGCCTGCTCGCGTTCGCGCGCGTGCTGCTGCAGAAGCCCGATTTCATCGTCGTCGATGACGCGCTCGATGCGCTGGAAGAGAGTGCCCGAACCCGCGTCCTCGACGCCCTGCAGTCGGCGTTGCCGGACGCGGCGCTCGTCACCATAGGGACCCTGGCATCGACGGATGCGAGGCTCGGCCCGGTCGTCCGGATCGAGTTCGATCCGCAGCGATAGAGAGCCGGGAACACGGGGAACGTCCGCGACGTCCCCTGACGCGCCCGTCTCGGCCGGCGTCGAACCGGCAATCGCGCCGCGGCCCTCGACGCACGGCTCCCGGGCGCCGGTCCAAAGGCTGTCCCACGATGCGGAGCGGCGCCACCCCGGCGCCGCCTCCGCGACGAGGCGGTGCGTTCGGGCCGGACGGGGCATCCGGGAAGGGAGGAAGCACGCAGTGCCGCGCATTCCCCGGGCTTCGACCGGATCTGCGGGACCGCGAATGCCGTCGGGACGATGTCGGGTCGGGAGAACAGGACTGCCGGTTCGATAGACGCATCTTGCCCGCAGACCAGCACGGAAGTCGAATCCGGGTGCGCTGCAAGACATGGATGAAGAACAAAGGACAATCGAACACTCGGGGAGTCTTCGCAGGAAGCCGACGTTCATCCGGGCCTGCAGAGTAAGCATTCGTTCCTGCTGTGTGGCAACTGGTGTGGCCGAACGGCAACGCCGGCTTGCGAAGAGCAGGAGCGTTTCCCCTGCAGGATCGATTCAAGGTTGAAGACTCAGTTCATCCGAATATACGATTTCTCTCATACTAGGCGATGCGGCTATGGGGAGTGACCATGCATTCGAGGAAGATCACTGCGGCGATTCTGCTTACGCTGGCGAGCAGCACGGCCTACGCGGCAGACCAGGTGGAGTATCTGCCGCCCGCAACCTACAACTGGACAGGGTTCCATGTCGGCGTCGGCGCCGGGCTCGGCGGCGTCTCGCACAATGCCGGCGCGGAGATCTACGACAATGACACGGGCGGGCTGATCCAGGTCGGTCCGATCGACCTGTTCTCGATCGGTGGAATGCTCGACGTCGGCGGCGACGGTGCGCTCGGCACGGTCGAGGGCGGCTTCGACTACCAGATCGGCGAGCGCTTCGTGCTCGGCATCCAGGGCGACTACACCTGGTCGAACTTCGACGCCGGAGCGGGGCTCGGAGCCCTGGTCTGCTTCGAGGATCCCAACGGTCCCGACAATTGCGACACCGGTACGCCGGACGGCGAAATCGCTCTCGACTACTCGCTGACGGCCAAGAGCAGCTGGAGCATCATCGGCCGGGCGGGCTATGT
The nucleotide sequence above comes from Aquibium microcysteis. Encoded proteins:
- a CDS encoding ABC transporter ATP-binding protein/permease, which gives rise to MEPAGPKGLGAQFAAMWMAMRTSPLRRAILLLYLGITGVIVATAGGQILLNRWNKPFYDSLERRDLDAFLVQLQVFAAIASLLLVLNVAQAWLNQMLHIKLREGLARDLIGAWMKPRRAFRLGHAGEIGVNPDQRMHEDARHLADLTADLSIGLMQATILLASFVGVLWAISTDITFSVAGHAVYIPGYMVWAAIVHAGLGSGLSWLAGRPLVRLNEERYAREAELRSSLMRINEHVDAISLAGGEADGKARLERDLETVLLATRRIMTAAVRLTWVTAGYGWITIVAPLVIASPLYFAGELTFGGLMMAAAAFNQVNGALRWFIDNIGGITDWRATLARIATFRSGVVAMDALHGAEASIRIEEGPGDGLEFENLSVNSSAGHLRLSAATAKVAVGGRLHVVGEPGGGKTLLFHAIAGLWPWGGGTIRLPKGRTVAFVPSHPFIPFATLTGALAYPGMAHPTEAEVGLALDRVGLQRLKGRYAETVRWDRELGDDDRRLLAFARVLLQKPDFIVVDDALDALEESARTRVLDALQSALPDAALVTIGTLASTDARLGPVVRIEFDPQR